In Chlamydia gallinacea 08-1274/3, the sequence CCAACGCATGAACAACGACAAAGTATACAACTTTATGTCCTCAACACAGTATCTACTTTTGGAATTCTTCATACTCCTAGACATACTGCCTCCCCTTATCCTCTAGTCATTATCCTTCATGGATTAGCTTCTAATAAAGTCGGATCTCATCGTTCTCATGTCGAACTTGCAGAAAAACTTTCATTATGCGGGATTGCAGCCTTGCGTGTGGATCTTCCCGGACATGGAGACGCTGAAGGTTCTCTGACAGACTTTTCGTTTTATGATTATCTTACCAGTGTTAAAGATATTATTGCCTACAGTCATAGTCTGAATAATATTGATATCAATAAAATCTCTATTTTCGGTTCCTCTCTAGGAGGAACATTGGCTTTACTCTCAGCACCCTATATTTCCTCTATCCACAGCCTTGCTGTTTGGGCACCGACAATTCAAGGGCGTTTATGGCTACAAGAAGCTATGAACGCCTCTAACAACAATCTATTCACACATTCTTCATCTTCAGAAGATATTCTCTACG encodes:
- a CDS encoding alpha/beta hydrolase family protein, whose translation is MSTTCPTHEQRQSIQLYVLNTVSTFGILHTPRHTASPYPLVIILHGLASNKVGSHRSHVELAEKLSLCGIAALRVDLPGHGDAEGSLTDFSFYDYLTSVKDIIAYSHSLNNIDINKISIFGSSLGGTLALLSAPYISSIHSLAVWAPTIQGRLWLQEAMNASNNNLFTHSSSSEDILYAGLPISKIFCTQFIEIDITKEISAFPLSLPLLHMQGMEDTIVSPHHQKIFKEAMHQASHPCDIRSYPQVNHTFPHSGPIIMELVEWLKQQLLP